A window of the Gemmatimonadota bacterium genome harbors these coding sequences:
- a CDS encoding PHB depolymerase family esterase, which produces MTARSLSVLLVALATEGCASGPTDGTPNGPDPLPVGDHEFGLTVAGRSRFYIVRIPPAAISGAPLPVVLALHGGGGNPEQFKEDSDFDPVADREGFIVAYPAGNGTVLTPRTLLTWNAGIDCCGTALTQGINDVEFLLAVLDHLAARTPVEVDRVYAAGHSNGAMMAYRLAAEAANRVAAIVPVAGAMQLATFAPSRPVPVLHIHSVDDPRALYEGGLGPPFPLGGGQVFHQPVMEGIESWLDRNGCPANPQVVAELEGEFGTVNEGHTAAKLVWATCTSGAPVIHWRMTGAGHGWPGRILSPAREELVGGSTTLLSAPEEAWDFLEEFRLP; this is translated from the coding sequence GTGACGGCGCGCTCACTTTCGGTCCTCCTCGTTGCGCTCGCTACGGAAGGCTGTGCGAGCGGTCCGACCGACGGGACTCCGAATGGGCCGGATCCCCTACCGGTCGGTGATCACGAGTTCGGGCTTACCGTGGCGGGTCGTTCCCGTTTCTACATCGTCCGGATTCCACCGGCCGCGATCTCCGGCGCTCCCCTTCCCGTGGTCCTCGCCCTCCATGGCGGGGGCGGCAATCCCGAACAGTTCAAGGAAGACTCCGACTTCGACCCCGTCGCCGACCGCGAAGGGTTCATCGTCGCGTATCCGGCGGGGAACGGGACGGTGCTCACGCCCCGCACGCTCCTCACCTGGAATGCGGGCATCGACTGCTGTGGTACCGCGTTGACCCAGGGGATAAACGACGTCGAATTCCTTCTCGCCGTCCTGGACCACCTCGCTGCCCGGACCCCTGTGGAAGTGGATCGAGTTTACGCGGCCGGACATTCGAACGGCGCCATGATGGCCTATCGGCTGGCTGCCGAGGCCGCGAACCGGGTCGCCGCGATCGTGCCGGTCGCCGGGGCGATGCAGCTCGCGACCTTCGCACCCTCCCGTCCGGTTCCTGTCCTGCACATCCACAGTGTGGACGACCCGAGGGCGCTCTACGAGGGCGGCCTGGGTCCTCCTTTCCCTCTCGGGGGTGGGCAGGTCTTCCACCAGCCGGTGATGGAAGGAATCGAGAGCTGGCTCGATCGGAACGGGTGCCCGGCGAATCCGCAGGTCGTCGCCGAGCTCGAGGGTGAGTTCGGAACGGTGAACGAGGGGCACACGGCCGCAAAGCTGGTTTGGGCGACCTGCACGAGCGGCGCCCCCGTGATCCACTGGCGCATGACCGGCGCGGGGCACGGATGGCCCGGACGGATCCTCTCTCCTGCCCGCGAGGAGCTGGTGGGGGGCTCGACGACCCTCCTCTCCGCACCCGAGGAGGCCTGGGACTTTCTCGAGGAATTCCGCCTCCCCTAA
- a CDS encoding zf-HC2 domain-containing protein, which produces MTWMDDLSRLLRRARGSAAGPAEHPATCGEALERVFEWLDGELDPESARRIGEHLELCARCYPLVRFERSFRDALDRACRREQLPAEVEAGVMEALKEKGLERK; this is translated from the coding sequence ATGACCTGGATGGACGACCTGAGCCGCCTCCTGCGGCGGGCGCGTGGGTCCGCGGCGGGACCGGCGGAGCACCCGGCCACCTGCGGCGAGGCGCTCGAGCGCGTCTTCGAGTGGTTGGACGGTGAGCTCGATCCCGAATCGGCCCGGCGGATCGGCGAACACCTGGAGCTGTGCGCCCGATGTTATCCGCTGGTGAGATTCGAGCGCTCCTTCCGCGACGCCCTCGACCGCGCCTGCCGGCGCGAGCAGCTTCCCGCGGAAGTCGAGGCGGGGGTGATGGAGGCGCTCAAGGAAAAGGGACTCGAACGGAAGTGA
- a CDS encoding sigma-70 family RNA polymerase sigma factor — MTDAAPAVPALGSLDAARRDRSFQDEALAEMEAVYRFALRLTRDSDRARDLTQDTFLRAYENWDKYVPGTRVTSWLFTICRNLFLRGEDRGRRHGEIVRDLTDEDPRNISREATVFMAVADRDPEGAFWGQVVDGEILKEIDALPPEFREAVVLSDVGGLRHAEVAGILGVPVGTVKSRLFRGRRILQEKLYDHAVSTGIVRPKQGPSAIPRMGEEGR, encoded by the coding sequence TTGACGGACGCCGCTCCCGCCGTGCCGGCCCTGGGGTCCTTGGACGCCGCCCGTCGCGACCGGTCCTTTCAGGACGAAGCGCTTGCCGAGATGGAAGCCGTTTACCGCTTCGCTCTTCGCCTCACGCGCGATTCCGACCGCGCCCGCGACCTCACCCAGGACACCTTTCTCAGGGCCTACGAGAACTGGGACAAGTACGTCCCGGGAACCAGGGTGACGAGCTGGTTGTTCACCATATGCCGCAACCTCTTCCTCCGGGGAGAGGACCGCGGGCGGCGCCACGGAGAGATCGTCCGGGACCTGACCGACGAAGACCCGCGCAACATCTCTCGTGAAGCTACCGTCTTCATGGCCGTCGCGGACCGGGATCCGGAAGGGGCCTTCTGGGGCCAGGTGGTAGACGGAGAAATCCTCAAGGAGATTGATGCCCTTCCCCCGGAGTTCCGCGAGGCGGTTGTCCTCTCTGACGTCGGGGGGCTTCGGCATGCGGAGGTCGCCGGGATCCTGGGGGTGCCCGTGGGCACCGTGAAGAGCCGACTTTTCCGCGGCCGCCGGATTCTCCAGGAAAAGCTGTATGATCACGCCGTCTCCACGGGGATCGTCCGTCCCAAGCAGGGCCCGTCCGCGATCCCGCGCATGGGAGAGGAAGGGCGATGA
- a CDS encoding CPBP family intramembrane glutamic endopeptidase has protein sequence MNPEVERSVPHEGEPGDAVPPEAAAFADLLLRRGLLVAVIAVVVLSLVSRLEIWDALGIPIFLLLLPALAVAQLPLMRHQRIDRRAIYVGSIVTIIGVGIVGGGLAARLGVRTAFGFGAADAWTFFAWTGGLSAAGIAVTGLSLLTDRGGSGERERFLVQLLPRTGPERGLFAFLSLAAGVGEELAYRGYALAALQLLPIGPWAAAVVSSLAFGLLHAYQGPLGVARTAVVGFVFAIGVLLSGSLLPAMAAHAIVDLLAGLVLGPVLIRRIGEGEDSHGPQVRPTSEPPPLDPRPPAG, from the coding sequence GTGAATCCGGAGGTTGAAAGGTCGGTTCCCCACGAAGGGGAGCCGGGAGACGCGGTTCCGCCGGAAGCCGCGGCCTTCGCCGATCTCCTTCTCCGCCGCGGCCTCCTGGTTGCGGTCATCGCCGTGGTCGTCCTTTCCCTCGTCTCGCGACTTGAAATTTGGGACGCCCTGGGGATACCGATCTTCCTCCTCCTCCTCCCGGCGTTAGCCGTGGCGCAGCTTCCGCTCATGCGGCATCAGCGCATCGACCGGCGGGCGATTTATGTCGGATCCATCGTCACGATCATCGGAGTCGGGATTGTCGGTGGGGGGCTCGCGGCCCGGCTGGGAGTGAGAACTGCCTTCGGGTTCGGTGCGGCCGACGCCTGGACGTTTTTCGCCTGGACGGGGGGGCTCTCCGCCGCAGGGATCGCTGTGACGGGACTCTCCCTCCTCACGGATCGGGGGGGATCCGGCGAACGTGAACGTTTTCTCGTGCAGCTCCTTCCTCGGACGGGCCCGGAACGCGGCCTCTTTGCGTTCCTCTCGCTCGCCGCCGGTGTGGGGGAGGAGCTCGCCTACCGCGGTTATGCCCTCGCCGCGCTTCAGCTTCTCCCCATCGGCCCGTGGGCGGCGGCCGTGGTGTCGTCCCTCGCTTTTGGCCTCTTGCACGCGTACCAGGGCCCGCTCGGGGTCGCACGGACGGCCGTCGTCGGATTCGTCTTCGCGATCGGTGTGCTCCTCTCGGGAAGCCTTTTGCCGGCGATGGCTGCACACGCAATCGTGGACCTCCTGGCGGGGCTCGTCCTGGGCCCGGTTCTGATCCGTCGCATCGGCGAAGGAGAGGATAGCCACGGCCCACAGGTGCGGCCCACCTCCGAGCCTCCTCCCCTTGATCCCCGCCCCCCCGCCGGATAA
- a CDS encoding iron-sulfur cluster assembly protein has protein sequence MAVTEKQVLDALKTVKDPELNLNLVVLGLVYGVEIEGSHVHARISLTTPMCPVAEQIVEMAEKAIQGVEGVETTKVQLTFDPPWTRERISPLIRSSLGL, from the coding sequence ATGGCTGTAACCGAGAAGCAAGTTCTGGATGCCCTCAAGACGGTGAAGGATCCGGAGCTCAATTTGAACCTCGTGGTGCTCGGCCTCGTCTACGGGGTGGAGATCGAAGGATCGCACGTCCACGCTCGCATCTCCCTGACCACGCCGATGTGTCCCGTCGCCGAACAGATCGTCGAGATGGCCGAAAAAGCGATCCAGGGCGTCGAGGGGGTGGAGACCACGAAGGTCCAGCTCACCTTCGACCCGCCCTGGACCCGCGAGCGGATCAGCCCGCTGATCCGCTCTTCGCTCGGACTCTAG
- a CDS encoding ATP-dependent 6-phosphofructokinase, with amino-acid sequence MTSARPFRLAVNTGGGDAPGLNAVIRAIVLSAINEGWEVVGIRRGYEGLLSGDGLVALDGSSVQGITNLGGTILGTTNRGSPLAWPRTLPDGSVQIVDRSEELLAAFRAHKLDALIAIGGDGSLHIASALSERGLPVVGVPKTIDNDLAATQVTFGFHTAVQTATDAIDKLHSTAQSHERIMVVELMGRHTGWIALFAGISGSADVILIPEIPFQVERVAEHIRAKYGRGPRYAVVVVAEGARPAGGAVSLLSAGKPGENPRYGGMGEQITEELTALTGFEARSLVLGHLQRGGQPTAYDRLLAMRFGAAAVDLVARGQFGCMVALDPPEVLAVPLREAIAAIKTVPREGDVVGTARRLGISFGD; translated from the coding sequence ATGACGAGCGCCCGACCCTTTCGACTCGCCGTCAACACCGGTGGGGGTGATGCGCCCGGACTGAACGCGGTCATCCGCGCCATCGTCCTTTCGGCAATCAACGAAGGCTGGGAGGTCGTCGGAATCCGAAGGGGTTATGAGGGGCTCCTCTCCGGGGACGGCCTCGTCGCCCTGGACGGCAGTTCGGTGCAGGGAATCACGAATCTGGGTGGGACGATTCTCGGGACGACGAATCGGGGCAGCCCGCTAGCCTGGCCCCGTACCCTCCCCGACGGGTCGGTCCAAATCGTGGACCGCTCCGAGGAGCTCCTGGCCGCCTTCCGGGCCCATAAGCTCGACGCCCTGATCGCCATCGGGGGGGACGGGTCGCTCCACATCGCTTCGGCGCTCTCCGAGCGAGGGCTCCCGGTCGTCGGGGTCCCCAAGACCATCGACAACGACCTCGCCGCGACGCAGGTGACTTTTGGTTTCCACACCGCGGTCCAGACGGCCACGGATGCCATAGACAAGCTCCACTCGACCGCCCAGTCGCACGAGCGGATCATGGTCGTGGAGCTGATGGGGCGCCACACCGGTTGGATCGCTCTCTTCGCGGGGATCAGCGGCTCCGCGGACGTGATCCTGATTCCCGAGATCCCCTTCCAGGTCGAGAGGGTCGCGGAACACATTCGCGCGAAATACGGGCGGGGTCCGCGGTATGCCGTCGTGGTGGTCGCCGAAGGGGCGCGTCCCGCGGGGGGAGCCGTTTCCCTGCTGAGCGCCGGGAAGCCGGGGGAAAACCCCCGTTACGGGGGCATGGGAGAGCAGATCACGGAAGAGCTCACCGCGCTGACGGGGTTCGAGGCGCGCTCCCTCGTCCTCGGCCACCTCCAGCGGGGAGGCCAGCCCACGGCGTACGACCGGCTCCTCGCCATGCGCTTCGGCGCGGCCGCCGTGGATCTCGTGGCGCGGGGTCAGTTCGGATGCATGGTCGCGCTCGACCCGCCCGAAGTCCTGGCCGTCCCCCTTCGCGAAGCGATCGCCGCGATCAAGACCGTCCCCCGCGAAGGTGATGTCGTGGGAACCGCCCGACGCCTGGGAATCTCCTTCGGAGATTGA
- a CDS encoding sodium-dependent transporter gives MQDRGHWGSKVGFVLAAAGSAIGLGNIWKFPYITGENGGGAFVLIYLACIAFIGLPVLTAEILLGRAAQRSPVSAFKALAGEKTPWKGIGWMGVVAAFILLSYYSVVAGWALHYTSLAVTGGLMERGPDGMEPLFGELFASTPLNLRWHLIFMVLTIAVVLGGVRNGVERWSRILMPLLFVMIAVMLVNSFTVEGFGEGLRFVFGFHTEDLTAAGVLEALGHAFFTLSLGMGTILTYGSYLNPHDDIAAASISVATLDTVISLSAAMIIFPIIFTFGMEPGSGPGLVFITVPVALSQLPAGATLAVIFFGLLVFAALTSAISILEVTTSYFIDEHQWSRTKATLVSGIAIAIMGIPSALSGSTALFGRGYIGGRNWFDSFDYLVSNWLLPLGGLGIALFTAWRLDDAIRHREFLTGSKLAVFYKGWLLLLKFVVPVAIGFVFLHAVGVV, from the coding sequence GTGCAAGACAGAGGGCATTGGGGCTCGAAGGTGGGCTTCGTCCTGGCGGCCGCGGGGTCGGCGATCGGTCTCGGGAACATCTGGAAGTTCCCCTACATCACGGGCGAGAACGGGGGTGGGGCATTCGTCCTCATCTATCTCGCATGCATCGCCTTCATCGGGCTCCCGGTCCTCACGGCGGAGATCCTCCTGGGTAGGGCCGCCCAGCGATCGCCGGTCTCGGCCTTCAAGGCGCTGGCGGGGGAGAAAACCCCTTGGAAGGGGATCGGCTGGATGGGAGTTGTCGCGGCCTTCATCCTCCTCTCGTATTACAGCGTCGTGGCCGGGTGGGCCCTGCACTACACGTCCCTGGCGGTGACTGGCGGTCTCATGGAACGCGGGCCGGACGGGATGGAGCCGCTTTTTGGCGAGCTCTTCGCTTCGACCCCGCTGAACCTCCGCTGGCACCTCATCTTCATGGTGCTCACGATTGCCGTGGTGCTGGGAGGGGTCCGGAATGGCGTGGAGCGCTGGTCCCGCATCCTCATGCCGCTCCTCTTCGTCATGATTGCCGTGATGTTGGTGAACTCCTTCACCGTCGAGGGATTCGGCGAGGGGCTCAGATTCGTCTTCGGTTTCCACACCGAGGACCTGACGGCGGCCGGTGTGCTCGAGGCGCTCGGGCACGCCTTCTTCACGCTGAGCCTGGGAATGGGAACGATCCTCACCTACGGGAGCTACCTGAATCCCCACGACGACATCGCCGCCGCCTCCATTTCCGTCGCGACGCTCGACACGGTGATTTCGCTCTCCGCGGCGATGATCATCTTCCCGATCATCTTCACCTTCGGGATGGAGCCCGGAAGTGGACCGGGGCTCGTCTTCATCACGGTTCCGGTGGCCCTGAGCCAGCTCCCCGCGGGGGCCACGCTGGCTGTGATCTTCTTCGGCCTCCTCGTCTTCGCGGCCCTCACCAGCGCGATCTCCATCCTGGAAGTCACGACCTCGTATTTTATCGACGAGCACCAGTGGAGCCGGACGAAGGCCACCCTCGTGTCGGGGATCGCGATCGCGATCATGGGAATTCCCTCCGCGTTGAGCGGGAGCACCGCGCTCTTCGGGAGAGGATACATCGGGGGGCGAAACTGGTTCGACTCCTTCGACTATCTGGTGTCGAACTGGCTCCTTCCGCTCGGGGGGCTGGGGATCGCGCTATTTACCGCGTGGCGTCTCGACGATGCGATCCGCCACCGGGAATTCCTCACGGGATCGAAGCTGGCCGTCTTTTACAAGGGATGGCTCCTCCTCCTGAAATTCGTCGTGCCGGTGGCGATCGGCTTCGTCTTCCTTCACGCCGTCGGAGTCGTCTGA
- a CDS encoding CrcB family protein produces MPDWLAVGAGGVMGTFLRAWSTLIAAPVVGWEAWATVGGNLVGAFILGYVAGAFLRHSPEGSPWHLFLSTGVLGSFTTFSALAVDLLHFADGDSAAAGGLYLLLSIPGGIVAALLGLALGGVWGGGRPA; encoded by the coding sequence GTGCCCGACTGGCTCGCCGTCGGGGCCGGGGGGGTCATGGGGACGTTCCTTCGCGCCTGGTCCACCCTCATCGCGGCGCCTGTCGTGGGATGGGAGGCCTGGGCCACCGTCGGCGGCAATCTTGTCGGAGCCTTCATCCTCGGATATGTGGCCGGGGCCTTTCTGCGCCACTCCCCGGAGGGGTCTCCCTGGCATCTCTTCCTCTCCACAGGCGTCCTTGGCTCGTTCACAACGTTTTCGGCGCTCGCCGTGGACCTCCTGCACTTCGCCGATGGCGACTCTGCAGCCGCCGGTGGCCTCTACTTGCTCCTTTCGATCCCCGGGGGAATCGTTGCCGCCCTGCTCGGGCTGGCCCTGGGGGGAGTCTGGGGCGGGGGGCGGCCCGCGTGA
- a CDS encoding CrcB family protein: MNLALLPLVALVGGIGAIARYAVIRVVVRAARRRSGSTGAAVTAPELGRALGTASVNLLGAAAAGALFGIMGPAAASVWGAVLGVGFLGAFTTFSAWMLEVVGLWLSHRRTAAILHLFGTLVTGVVLAATAYGLVASG; the protein is encoded by the coding sequence GTGAACCTCGCACTCCTTCCCCTGGTGGCACTCGTCGGTGGGATCGGGGCGATCGCGCGCTACGCGGTGATCCGCGTGGTGGTCCGGGCCGCGAGGCGCCGAAGCGGTTCGACGGGAGCGGCGGTCACCGCCCCCGAGCTCGGTCGCGCACTCGGGACGGCTTCCGTGAATCTCCTGGGTGCGGCCGCGGCTGGCGCTCTCTTCGGGATTATGGGACCGGCGGCCGCTTCGGTCTGGGGAGCCGTCCTCGGAGTCGGCTTCCTCGGCGCGTTCACGACCTTCTCCGCGTGGATGCTCGAAGTAGTCGGGCTTTGGCTGTCCCATCGGCGCACGGCAGCGATCCTCCACCTCTTCGGCACGCTCGTCACCGGAGTCGTCCTCGCCGCCACTGCGTACGGGCTCGTCGCCAGCGGCTGA
- a CDS encoding peptidyl-alpha-hydroxyglycine alpha-amidating lyase family protein, whose product MQENSYVGSRGALVFAAAVLLAVPAMGSAQLDHLRTNLLPNPFRTIEGWADEPPGRPWGSTSAVDIDVDGVSVWVGERCGQNTCRGLPELDPVLKFDPDGNLVTSFGAGIVVWPHGIHVDHEGNVWVTDGQQSVAGQAAADTPPDQIYGMQVHKFSPEGELLMSLGRRGGVSLAEREAAGEGQDFFWQPNDVLVAPNGDIFVAEGHGNNAETAPARILKFNSEGEFLMAWGEMGTGPGQFMQPHALAMDSRGRLFVGDRSNNRVQIFDQDGTFIDMWYQFSRASGLDIDNNDMLYSADSESGSVNPAHAWERGIRIGSAITGEVLYLIPDPFPNCGGTCAAEGVAVDRNGVIYGAEVGPRKLQRYVWRGMN is encoded by the coding sequence GTGCAAGAGAACAGCTACGTGGGTTCGCGTGGGGCACTCGTTTTCGCGGCGGCCGTGCTCCTCGCGGTACCGGCGATGGGATCCGCGCAGTTGGACCACCTCAGGACCAACCTCCTTCCCAACCCCTTCCGGACGATCGAGGGGTGGGCGGACGAACCGCCCGGTCGTCCCTGGGGATCCACCAGCGCGGTGGACATTGACGTCGACGGAGTGAGCGTCTGGGTCGGAGAGCGGTGTGGCCAGAACACCTGCCGCGGGCTCCCCGAGCTCGATCCGGTCCTGAAGTTCGATCCCGATGGGAACCTGGTGACGAGTTTCGGCGCGGGGATCGTCGTCTGGCCGCACGGAATTCATGTGGATCATGAGGGCAATGTCTGGGTGACGGATGGCCAACAGAGCGTGGCTGGACAGGCCGCCGCGGATACGCCGCCCGACCAGATCTACGGGATGCAGGTTCACAAGTTCAGCCCGGAGGGGGAGCTCCTGATGTCGCTGGGGCGGCGGGGGGGGGTGTCCCTTGCGGAGAGGGAGGCCGCGGGAGAAGGGCAGGACTTCTTTTGGCAGCCGAACGATGTCCTCGTGGCCCCGAACGGCGACATCTTCGTCGCGGAGGGGCATGGGAACAATGCGGAGACCGCGCCGGCCCGGATCCTCAAGTTCAACAGCGAAGGCGAGTTCCTGATGGCCTGGGGTGAGATGGGGACGGGACCCGGTCAGTTCATGCAGCCGCACGCGCTCGCAATGGATTCGCGGGGGCGGCTCTTCGTCGGCGACCGGAGCAACAACCGGGTCCAGATCTTCGATCAGGATGGGACCTTCATCGACATGTGGTATCAGTTCAGCCGCGCCAGTGGGCTGGACATTGACAACAACGACATGCTCTACTCGGCGGACTCCGAGTCCGGATCGGTGAATCCGGCGCACGCATGGGAGCGAGGGATTCGGATCGGAAGCGCGATCACCGGTGAGGTCTTGTACCTTATTCCGGATCCCTTCCCGAATTGCGGCGGGACCTGCGCCGCGGAAGGGGTGGCAGTGGATCGGAACGGGGTGATCTACGGGGCCGAGGTTGGACCTCGGAAGCTCCAGCGGTACGTCTGGAGAGGGATGAACTGA
- a CDS encoding peptidyl-alpha-hydroxyglycine alpha-amidating lyase family protein, whose product MSPSHRARSGLVWTAALLVVPASLHAQADMQPTNNLPNPYQTVEGWAKMPAGRAWGSTSAVDVDADGVSIWVAERCSTNQRGCLVNNTLDPVLKFDQNGNLVESFGAGLIVWPHGIHVDFQGNVWVVDGQDNRPQAPRGGGDPGPMPDRIYGQQVLKFSPTGELLMTLGQEGGVPVAQREGAAASESFFWQPNDVFVAPNGNIFVAEGHGTPTDLIYKFDPQGNLLMTWGGRGTDPGQFNQPHSLAMDSQGRLFVADRGNNRIQIFDQDGNFIDQWYQFSRLSGIYIDANDVLYGADSESGSVNAAHGAWLRGIRVGSARTGEITAFIPDPNPDCSGTCTAEGVVADRNGNIYGAEVGPSPGRLQRYVRR is encoded by the coding sequence ATGTCTCCGTCACACCGTGCGCGCTCCGGTCTCGTCTGGACCGCCGCGCTTCTCGTCGTCCCCGCTTCGCTCCATGCGCAGGCGGACATGCAGCCCACGAACAACCTTCCGAACCCCTACCAGACGGTCGAGGGGTGGGCGAAGATGCCCGCCGGCCGCGCCTGGGGCTCGACGAGCGCTGTGGATGTGGACGCGGATGGCGTCAGCATCTGGGTCGCGGAGCGCTGCTCCACCAATCAGCGTGGTTGTCTCGTCAACAACACGCTCGATCCGGTCCTCAAGTTCGATCAGAACGGAAACCTCGTGGAGAGCTTTGGGGCCGGACTGATCGTCTGGCCGCACGGGATCCATGTGGACTTCCAGGGGAACGTCTGGGTCGTGGACGGGCAGGACAACCGGCCCCAAGCACCGCGCGGCGGTGGTGATCCCGGCCCGATGCCGGACCGGATCTACGGCCAGCAGGTCCTCAAGTTCAGCCCCACGGGCGAGCTTCTGATGACGTTGGGACAGGAGGGCGGGGTTCCCGTCGCCCAGCGCGAAGGCGCCGCCGCGAGCGAAAGCTTCTTCTGGCAACCCAACGATGTCTTCGTAGCGCCGAACGGGAACATCTTCGTCGCGGAAGGCCACGGCACCCCCACGGACCTGATCTACAAGTTCGATCCGCAGGGGAACCTCCTCATGACGTGGGGTGGGCGGGGCACGGACCCCGGCCAGTTCAACCAGCCGCACTCGCTGGCCATGGACTCGCAGGGACGGCTCTTCGTGGCGGATCGTGGGAACAACCGGATCCAAATCTTCGATCAGGACGGGAACTTCATCGACCAGTGGTACCAGTTCAGCCGCCTGAGCGGGATCTACATTGACGCGAACGACGTCCTTTACGGCGCCGACTCCGAGTCGGGCTCCGTGAACGCAGCGCATGGCGCATGGCTGCGCGGAATCCGCGTCGGAAGCGCCCGCACGGGCGAGATTACCGCCTTCATTCCCGATCCGAATCCGGACTGCTCGGGAACCTGCACGGCCGAGGGTGTCGTCGCGGACCGTAACGGGAATATTTACGGGGCCGAGGTCGGGCCCTCTCCCGGCCGGCTGCAGCGGTACGTGCGCCGGTGA
- a CDS encoding alpha/beta fold hydrolase: MRIIGNHRRALVLAVSLACFAPMGANAQEAALSARAETFPVLLVPGWRDRASELAPIRARLLEEGWPSELVSGVTFQDPIGSNELNAFQIARAVDAIRMRTGATQVDIVAHSMGGLAVREYMRSQGGERRIRRAVFLGTPHRGTVTAALAWGDGGREMVPGSAFLDRLNGETVGLPIEILAIRTPVDLNVIPSSSAMLPGARNVEVCCPSHHGLLSDRRTLDEVLAFLLHGSENPSTPDESIPLKTEPAW, from the coding sequence ATGAGAATCATCGGAAACCATCGAAGGGCGCTGGTGCTGGCGGTCTCTCTGGCGTGCTTCGCTCCGATGGGAGCGAACGCCCAGGAGGCGGCCCTTTCGGCACGAGCCGAGACCTTTCCTGTCCTCCTCGTTCCTGGCTGGAGGGACCGGGCCTCCGAGCTCGCGCCGATCCGGGCCCGCCTTCTCGAGGAGGGGTGGCCTTCCGAGCTCGTGTCGGGCGTCACCTTTCAGGACCCGATCGGGAGCAACGAATTAAACGCCTTCCAGATCGCCCGCGCCGTGGACGCGATCCGGATGCGGACGGGTGCCACGCAGGTGGATATCGTGGCGCACTCCATGGGGGGCCTCGCCGTGCGTGAATACATGCGGTCGCAGGGGGGCGAACGGAGAATCCGGCGCGCGGTATTCCTCGGGACCCCTCACCGGGGCACGGTGACCGCCGCGCTCGCCTGGGGGGACGGCGGACGCGAGATGGTGCCGGGAAGCGCATTCCTCGATCGGCTCAACGGAGAGACGGTCGGCCTCCCCATCGAGATCCTGGCGATTCGCACGCCGGTGGATCTCAACGTGATCCCGAGCTCTTCGGCGATGCTCCCCGGCGCACGAAACGTCGAGGTCTGCTGTCCTTCGCATCACGGGCTTCTCAGCGACAGGCGGACGCTCGATGAGGTGCTGGCCTTCCTCCTCCACGGGAGCGAGAACCCCTCCACGCCGGACGAATCCATTCCGCTAAAAACGGAACCCGCCTGGTAG
- a CDS encoding SDR family oxidoreductase, with product MAPDAGTQRWALVLGASSGFGEACARAFAGAGYHIFGVHLDRRPGLEKVEALKADLVAVGRKAVFFNINAADPEKMEAAVEEMASHLSPGDDIGVLMHSLAFGTLRPFVGDEAVTPAQMDMTVRVMAHSLVDWTRAIVNRGLMGRGGRIFAMTSSGSTRAIPSYGPVSAAKAALESHCRQLAYELAPRGITANALRGGVTDTPALRKIPGSDVLLEHALARNPSRRLTTPEDVAAAAVALSSPLTHWVTGNVINVDGGEEITG from the coding sequence ATGGCTCCCGACGCCGGAACCCAACGATGGGCCCTGGTCCTCGGCGCGTCCAGCGGATTCGGTGAAGCGTGCGCCCGGGCCTTCGCTGGGGCCGGTTATCACATCTTCGGGGTCCACCTCGACCGGCGGCCCGGGCTGGAGAAGGTGGAGGCGCTCAAAGCGGATCTCGTCGCAGTCGGGAGGAAGGCGGTCTTCTTCAACATCAACGCGGCGGATCCCGAGAAGATGGAGGCCGCCGTCGAGGAGATGGCCTCGCACCTCTCTCCTGGCGACGACATCGGCGTCCTCATGCACTCCCTCGCCTTCGGGACCCTCCGCCCCTTCGTGGGGGACGAGGCGGTGACGCCCGCCCAGATGGACATGACCGTGCGCGTGATGGCTCACTCCCTCGTGGACTGGACGCGGGCCATCGTAAACCGGGGGCTCATGGGGCGGGGGGGACGGATCTTCGCGATGACCTCCTCGGGTTCGACGCGAGCGATTCCCTCATACGGCCCGGTCTCCGCCGCGAAGGCCGCGCTCGAATCGCACTGCCGGCAGCTCGCCTACGAGCTCGCCCCGAGAGGGATCACGGCCAACGCGCTTCGCGGCGGCGTCACCGACACACCCGCCCTCCGGAAGATTCCCGGGAGCGACGTCCTCCTCGAACACGCTCTCGCGCGAAACCCCTCGCGTCGCCTCACGACTCCCGAGGATGTCGCGGCTGCGGCGGTCGCCCTCTCCTCTCCATTGACTCATTGGGTCACCGGGAACGTGATCAACGTGGACGGGGGTGAGGAGATCACGGGGTAG